A genomic window from Populus alba chromosome 19, ASM523922v2, whole genome shotgun sequence includes:
- the LOC118042928 gene encoding 4-coumarate--CoA ligase 2: MMSVATVEPPKPELSPPQNQNAPSSHETDHIFRSKLPDITISNHLPLHAYCFENLSDFSDRPCLISGSTGKTYSFAETHLISRKVAAGLSDLGIKKGDVIMTLLQNCPEFVFSFMGASMIGAVTTTANPFYTQSEIFKQFSASRAKLIITQSQYVNKLGDSDCHENNQKPGEDFIVITIDDPPENCLHFNVLVEANESEMPTVSILPDDPVALPFSSGTTGLPKGVILTHKSLITSVAQQVDGEIPNLYLKQDDVVLCVLPLFHIFSLNSVLLCSLRAGSAVLLMQKFEIGSLLELIQKHNVSVAAVVPPLVLALAKNPLVANFDLSSIRVVLSGAAPLGKELEDALRSRVPQAILGQGYGMTEAGPVLSMCLAFSKQPFPTKSGSCGTVVRNAELKVIDPETGRSLGYNQPGEICIRGSQIMKGYLNDAEATANTIDVEGWLHTGDIGYVDDDDEIFIVDRVKEIIKFKGFQVPPAELEALLVNHPSIADAAVVPQKDEVAGEVPVAFVVRSDELDLSEEAVKDYIAKQVVFYKKLHKVFFVHSIPKSASGKILRKDLRAKLATATTMS; this comes from the exons ATGATGTCCGTGGCCACGGTTGAGCCCCCGAAACCGGAACTCTCCCCCCCACAAAACCAAAACGCACCATCCTCTCATGAAACTGATCATATTTTCAGATCAAAACTACCAGATATAACCATCTCGAACCACCTCCCTCTGCACGCATACTGCTTTGAAAACCTCTCTGATTTCTCAGATAGGCCATGCTTGATTTCAGGTTCCACGGGAAAAACCTATTCTTTTGCCGAAACTCACCTAATATCTCGGAAGGTCGCTGCTGGGTTATCCGATTTGGGCATCAAGAAAGGCGATGTAATCATGACCCTGCTCCAAAACTGCCCAGAATTCGTCTTCTCCTTCATGGGTGCTTCCATGATCGGTGCAGTCACCACCACTGCGAACCCTTTCTACACTCAAAGTGAAATATTCAAGCAATTCTCTGCTTCTCGTGCGAAACTGATTATAACCCAGTCTCAATATGTGAACAAGCTAGGAGATAGTGATTGCCATGAAAACAACCAAAAACCGGGGGAAGATTTCATAGTAATCACCATTGATGACCCGCCAGAGAACTGTCTACATTTCAATGTGCTTGTCGAGGCTAACGAGAGTGAAATGCCAACAGTTTCAATCCTTCCGGATGATCCTGTGGCATTACCATTCTCTTCAGGGACAACAGGGCTCCCAAAAGGAGTGATACTGACTCACAAGAGCTTGATAACAAGTGTGGCTCAACAAGTTGATGGAGAGATCCCAAATTTATACCTGAAACAAGATGACGTTGTTTTATGCGTTTTACCTTTGTTTCACATCTTTTCTTTGAACAGCGTGTTGTTATGCTCGTTGAGAGCCGGTTCTGCTGTACTTTTAATGCAAAAGTTTGAGATAGGATCACTGCTAGAGCTCATTCAGAAACACAATGTTTCGGTTGCGGCTGTGGTGCCACCACTGGTGCTGGCGTTGGCCAAGAACCCACTGGTGGCGAACTTCGACTTGAGTTCGATCAGGGTAGTCCTGTCAGGGGCTGCGCCACTAGGGAAGGAGCTCGAGGACGCCCTCAGGAGCAGGGTTCCTCAGGCCATCCTGGGACAG GGTTATGGGATGACAGAGGCGGGGCCTGTGCTATCAATGTGCTTAGCCTTTTCAAAGCAACCTTTCCCAACCAAGTCTGGGTCATGTGGAACGGTGGTTAGAAACGCAGAGCTCAAGGTCATTGACCCTGAGACCGGTCGCTCTCTTGGTTACAACCAACCTGGTGAAATCTGCATCCGTGGATCCCAAATCATGAAAG GATATTTGAATGACGCGGAAGCCACGGCAAACACCATAGACGTTGAGGGTTGGCTCCACACTGGAGATATAGGTTATGTCGACGACGACGACGAGATTTTCATTGTTGATAGAGTGAAGGAAATCATAAAATTCAAAGGCTTCCAG GTGCCGCCAGCGGAGCTTGAGGCTCTCCTTGTAAACCACCCATCAATTGCGGATGCGGCTGTTGTTCC GCAAAAAGACGAGGTTGCTGGTGAAGTTCCTGTCGCGTTTGTGGTCCGCTCAGATGAACTTGACCTTAGTGAAGAGGCAGTAAAAGACTACATTGCAAAGCAG GTGGTGTTCTACAAGAAACTGCACAAGGTGTTCTTCGTTCATTCTATTCCCAAATCGGCTTCTGGAAAGATTCTAAGAAAAGACCTGAGAGCCAAGCTTGCCACAGCCACCACCATGTCCTAG
- the LOC118042926 gene encoding pentatricopeptide repeat-containing protein At5g27270 isoform X2: MLEVGCEPDEVACGTMLCSYARWGHHKAMFSFYSAIKERGIVVSIAVYNFMLSSLQKKSLHGKVIVLWRQMVDKRVAPNSFTYTVVISSLVKEGLHKEAFKTFNDMRTMGLVPEEVVYSLLITVSTKNSNWHEALKLYEDMKSHRIVPSKFTCASLLTMYYKIKDYSKALSLFIQMQSKNIAADEVIYGLLIRIYGKLGLYEDAQKTFEETERSGLLSNEKTYLAMAQVHLSSGNFEKALSVIEVMKSRNIWLSRFAYIVLLQCYCMKEDLDSAEVTFQALSKIGCPDAGSCSDMINLYVRLGLTEKAKEFIVHIRKDLVDFDEELFNTVIKVFCKEGMLKDAEQLVYEMGTNASFKDNRFFKTFSNVMYGENKELENIMVSADTTALGLILSLYLENGTFNKTEEFLKLILEAGSGLSVVSQLVNSSIREGDLFKAEAVNGQLIKLGSRLEDETIASLISAYGRQNKLKQAREVFAAVADSPILGNPIINSMIDACVKCGKFEEACLLYEEVAQRGHILDAVGIGMVVNALTNSGKHPEAENIIRRSIQDRMELDTVAYNIFIKAMLEAGRLHFATSIYEHMLLLGFTPSIQTYNTMISVYGRGRKLDKAVEVFNTACSLGVSLDEKAYMNMINYYGKAGKRHEASLLFAKMQEEGIKPGVVSYNVMAKVYAMSGLYHEVEELFKVMEIDGCPPDSFTYLSLVQAYSESSKCLEAEETINAMQKKGIPPSCAHFKHLLYALVKAGLMVEAERVYMELLSAGLNPDLVCCRAMLRGYMDYGHVEKGIKFFEQIRESVKADRFIMSAAVHLYKSAGKKLEAEVLFESMKSLRISFLNELEVGLKIQCPSHESQVTDQGTI, from the exons ATGCTTGAAGTAGGATGTGAACCGGATGAAGTTGCTTGCGGCACCATGTTGTGTTCTTATGCCAGATGGGGACACCATAAGGCTAtgttttcgttttattcagctATAAAAGAAAGAGGGATTGTAGTCTCTATTGCAGTTTACAACTTTATGCTGTCTTCATTGCAGAAGAAATCACTTCACGGAAAGGTTATAGTATTGTGGAGGCAGATGGTTGATAAAAGGGTTGCACCCAATAGTTTTACCTATACAGTGGTTATTAGTTCACTTGTCAAGGAAGGCCTTCACAAGGAGGCTTTCAAGACTTTCAATGACATGAGGACCATGGGGCTGGTGCCTGAGGAAGTAGTATATAGCTTGCTTATTACTGTGAGTACCAAGAACAGTAACTGGCATGAAGCATTGAAATTGTACGAGGATATGAAATCTCACAGAATAGTTCCGAGTAAATTCACCTGTGCTTCACTTCTGACCATGTATTACAAAATCAAAGACTATTCTAAAGCCCTTTCCCTCTTTATACAAATGCAGAGCAAGAACATCGCAGCTGATGAAGTTATATATGGATTGCTCATAAGAATATATGGCAAACTTGGTCTCTATGAGGATGCGCAAAAAACATTTGAAGAGACTGAGCGATCAGGTCTACTGAGTAATGAGAAAACATATTTAGCAATGGCACAAGTGCATCTCAGTTCAGGAAACTTTGAGAAAGCCTTGAGTGTTATTGAAGTGATGAAATCTAGAAACATCTGGTTATCACGATTTGCTTATATTGTGTTGTTGCAGTGTTATTGTATGAAAGAAGATTTGGACTCTGCTGAAGTTACATTTCAAGCTTTATCAAAGATAGGATGTCCTGATGCTGGTTCTTGTAGTGAcatgattaatttatatgttaGACTTGGCTTGACTGAAAAGGCCAAGGAGTTTATTGTCCACATAAGGAAAGACCTAGTAGATTTTGATGAGGAGCTTTTCAATACAGTTATTAAAGTATTTTGCAAGGAAGGCATGTTAAAAGATGCTGAACAATTGGTATATGAGATGGGCACAAATGCATCATTCAAggataatagattttttaagacATTTTCTAATGTTATGTATGGAGAAAATAAGGAACTGGAAAACATTATGGTTTCTGCTGACACCACGGCTCTGGGGCTTATCCTGAGTTTATACTTGGAAAATGGCACTTTCAACAAGACAGAAGAATTCCTGAAGTTGATACTTGAGGCTGGTAGTGGCTTGTCTGTGGTGAGCCAACTAGTAAACAGCTCTATTAGAGAAG GTGATCTATTCAAAGCGGAGGCAGTAAATGGTCAATTAATCAAGCTAGGCTCTAGACTAGAGGATGAAACAATTGCTTCTTTGATTAGTGCATATGGGAGACAAAACAAGCTGAAACAGGCCCGGGAGGTCTTTGCAGCAGTTGCAGATTCTCCAATATTGGGAAACCCAATAATTAACTCAATGATTGATGCATGTGTCAAATGTGGTAAATTCGAGGAGGCATGCTTACTTTATGAAGAAGTGGCACAAAGAGGGCACATTCTTGATGCTGTTGGTATTGGCATGGTTGTGAATGCTTTGACCAATTCTg gCAAACATCCAGAGGCTGAAAATATTATTCGCAGGAGTATTCAGGACAGGATGGAGCTTGATACTGTGGCgtacaatatttttatcaaggcaATGCTAGAAGCAG GTAGATTGCATTTTGCAACCAGCATCTATGAGCACATGCTGTTATTGGGATTCACTCCATCAATTCAGACATATAACACTATGATTAG TGTATATGGACGTGGTCGAAAGTTGGATAAGGCTGTGGAGGTGTTCAATACAGCTTGCAGCTTGGGTGTATCTTTGGATGAAAAGGCATACATGAATATGATTAACTATTATGGCAAGGCTG GTAAGAGACATGAGGCATCTCTCCTGTTTGCCAAAATGCAGGAAGAGGGGATAAAACCTGGGGTG GTTAGCTACAATGTAATGGCCAAAGTATATGCCATGTCAGGACTTTATCATGAAGTTGAGGAACTATTCAAAGTTATGGAGATAGATGGCTGTCCACCAGACTCGTTCACATACCTCTCCCTTGTTCAAGCTTATTCAGAGAGTTCGAAATGCTTGGAGGCAGAGGAAACAATAAATGCCATGCAGAAGAAAGGCATCCCTCCTTCCTGTGCCCATTTTAAGCATTTGCTCTATGCTCTTGTGAAGGCTGGCCTTATGGTTGAAGCAGAAAGGGTGTATATGGAGCTATTATCGGCTGGTTTAAATCCAGACCTTGTCTGTTGTCGGGCTATGCTTAGAGGTTACATGGACTATGGACATGTGGAAAAAGGCATCAAATTTTTTGAACAGATCAGGGAGTCAGTAAAAGCAGACAGATTTATAATGAGTGCAGCTGTGCATCTGTACAAATCAGCTGGAAAGAAACTCGAAGCTGAAGTTCTTTTTGAATCCATGAAGAGTTTGAGGATCTCGTTCCTCAATGAGCTTGAAGTTGGATTGAAGATACAATGCCCCAGCCACGAATCCCAGGTGACCGACCAAGGTACTATTTGA
- the LOC118042926 gene encoding pentatricopeptide repeat-containing protein At5g27270 isoform X1, which translates to MKIIILESPFLPPPPNLKTKPKPKSINPNKVPIKSSIHPDPWSLSDGNNISKPKPKSKNPKNPLSDDNARRMIIARARYLSLLRKHQGPQAQTPKWIKRTPEQMVMYLEDDRNGHLYGKHVVAAIKRVRGLAGKKNEERDMRLLMSGFVGKLSFREMCVVLKEQKGWREARDFFSWMKLQLSYHPSVIVYTILLRIYGQVGKIKLAEQTFLEMLEVGCEPDEVACGTMLCSYARWGHHKAMFSFYSAIKERGIVVSIAVYNFMLSSLQKKSLHGKVIVLWRQMVDKRVAPNSFTYTVVISSLVKEGLHKEAFKTFNDMRTMGLVPEEVVYSLLITVSTKNSNWHEALKLYEDMKSHRIVPSKFTCASLLTMYYKIKDYSKALSLFIQMQSKNIAADEVIYGLLIRIYGKLGLYEDAQKTFEETERSGLLSNEKTYLAMAQVHLSSGNFEKALSVIEVMKSRNIWLSRFAYIVLLQCYCMKEDLDSAEVTFQALSKIGCPDAGSCSDMINLYVRLGLTEKAKEFIVHIRKDLVDFDEELFNTVIKVFCKEGMLKDAEQLVYEMGTNASFKDNRFFKTFSNVMYGENKELENIMVSADTTALGLILSLYLENGTFNKTEEFLKLILEAGSGLSVVSQLVNSSIREGDLFKAEAVNGQLIKLGSRLEDETIASLISAYGRQNKLKQAREVFAAVADSPILGNPIINSMIDACVKCGKFEEACLLYEEVAQRGHILDAVGIGMVVNALTNSGKHPEAENIIRRSIQDRMELDTVAYNIFIKAMLEAGRLHFATSIYEHMLLLGFTPSIQTYNTMISVYGRGRKLDKAVEVFNTACSLGVSLDEKAYMNMINYYGKAGKRHEASLLFAKMQEEGIKPGVVSYNVMAKVYAMSGLYHEVEELFKVMEIDGCPPDSFTYLSLVQAYSESSKCLEAEETINAMQKKGIPPSCAHFKHLLYALVKAGLMVEAERVYMELLSAGLNPDLVCCRAMLRGYMDYGHVEKGIKFFEQIRESVKADRFIMSAAVHLYKSAGKKLEAEVLFESMKSLRISFLNELEVGLKIQCPSHESQVTDQGTI; encoded by the exons ATGAAGATCATCATCCTCGAATCCCCGTTTCTCCCTCCCCCTCCTAATTTAAAAACGAAGCCAAAACCAAAGTCCATAAACCCCAACAAAGTCCCTATTAAATCCTCAATCCACCCAGACCCTTGGTCGTTAAGCGACGGAAACAACATAtctaaacccaaacccaaatCGAAAAACCCCAAAAACCCGTTATCGGATGACAACGCCAGGCGCATGATCATAGCAAGAGCGCGATACTTGAGCTTGTTGCGTAAGCACCAAGGCCCGCAAGCTCAAACACCAAAGTGGATAAAGAGAACTCCTGAACAGATGGTGATGTATTTGGAGGATGATAGAAATGGGCATCTTTATGGGAAGCATGTTGTGGCAGCTATAAAGAGAGTGAGGGGATTGGCTGGCAAGAAAAATGAAGAGAGGGATATGAGGTTGCTTATGAGTGGGTTTGTGGGTAAGTTGAGTTTTAGAGAAATGTGTGTTGTTTTAAAAGAGCAGAAAGGGTGGAGGGAGGCCAGAGACTTCTTTTCCTGGATGAAATTGCAG TTAAGCTATCATCCGAGCGTTATTGTCTATACGATTCTTTTGCGAATATATGGGCAAGTTGGAAAGATCAAGTTAGCTGAACAAACCTTCTTGGAGATGCTTGAAGTAGGATGTGAACCGGATGAAGTTGCTTGCGGCACCATGTTGTGTTCTTATGCCAGATGGGGACACCATAAGGCTAtgttttcgttttattcagctATAAAAGAAAGAGGGATTGTAGTCTCTATTGCAGTTTACAACTTTATGCTGTCTTCATTGCAGAAGAAATCACTTCACGGAAAGGTTATAGTATTGTGGAGGCAGATGGTTGATAAAAGGGTTGCACCCAATAGTTTTACCTATACAGTGGTTATTAGTTCACTTGTCAAGGAAGGCCTTCACAAGGAGGCTTTCAAGACTTTCAATGACATGAGGACCATGGGGCTGGTGCCTGAGGAAGTAGTATATAGCTTGCTTATTACTGTGAGTACCAAGAACAGTAACTGGCATGAAGCATTGAAATTGTACGAGGATATGAAATCTCACAGAATAGTTCCGAGTAAATTCACCTGTGCTTCACTTCTGACCATGTATTACAAAATCAAAGACTATTCTAAAGCCCTTTCCCTCTTTATACAAATGCAGAGCAAGAACATCGCAGCTGATGAAGTTATATATGGATTGCTCATAAGAATATATGGCAAACTTGGTCTCTATGAGGATGCGCAAAAAACATTTGAAGAGACTGAGCGATCAGGTCTACTGAGTAATGAGAAAACATATTTAGCAATGGCACAAGTGCATCTCAGTTCAGGAAACTTTGAGAAAGCCTTGAGTGTTATTGAAGTGATGAAATCTAGAAACATCTGGTTATCACGATTTGCTTATATTGTGTTGTTGCAGTGTTATTGTATGAAAGAAGATTTGGACTCTGCTGAAGTTACATTTCAAGCTTTATCAAAGATAGGATGTCCTGATGCTGGTTCTTGTAGTGAcatgattaatttatatgttaGACTTGGCTTGACTGAAAAGGCCAAGGAGTTTATTGTCCACATAAGGAAAGACCTAGTAGATTTTGATGAGGAGCTTTTCAATACAGTTATTAAAGTATTTTGCAAGGAAGGCATGTTAAAAGATGCTGAACAATTGGTATATGAGATGGGCACAAATGCATCATTCAAggataatagattttttaagacATTTTCTAATGTTATGTATGGAGAAAATAAGGAACTGGAAAACATTATGGTTTCTGCTGACACCACGGCTCTGGGGCTTATCCTGAGTTTATACTTGGAAAATGGCACTTTCAACAAGACAGAAGAATTCCTGAAGTTGATACTTGAGGCTGGTAGTGGCTTGTCTGTGGTGAGCCAACTAGTAAACAGCTCTATTAGAGAAG GTGATCTATTCAAAGCGGAGGCAGTAAATGGTCAATTAATCAAGCTAGGCTCTAGACTAGAGGATGAAACAATTGCTTCTTTGATTAGTGCATATGGGAGACAAAACAAGCTGAAACAGGCCCGGGAGGTCTTTGCAGCAGTTGCAGATTCTCCAATATTGGGAAACCCAATAATTAACTCAATGATTGATGCATGTGTCAAATGTGGTAAATTCGAGGAGGCATGCTTACTTTATGAAGAAGTGGCACAAAGAGGGCACATTCTTGATGCTGTTGGTATTGGCATGGTTGTGAATGCTTTGACCAATTCTg gCAAACATCCAGAGGCTGAAAATATTATTCGCAGGAGTATTCAGGACAGGATGGAGCTTGATACTGTGGCgtacaatatttttatcaaggcaATGCTAGAAGCAG GTAGATTGCATTTTGCAACCAGCATCTATGAGCACATGCTGTTATTGGGATTCACTCCATCAATTCAGACATATAACACTATGATTAG TGTATATGGACGTGGTCGAAAGTTGGATAAGGCTGTGGAGGTGTTCAATACAGCTTGCAGCTTGGGTGTATCTTTGGATGAAAAGGCATACATGAATATGATTAACTATTATGGCAAGGCTG GTAAGAGACATGAGGCATCTCTCCTGTTTGCCAAAATGCAGGAAGAGGGGATAAAACCTGGGGTG GTTAGCTACAATGTAATGGCCAAAGTATATGCCATGTCAGGACTTTATCATGAAGTTGAGGAACTATTCAAAGTTATGGAGATAGATGGCTGTCCACCAGACTCGTTCACATACCTCTCCCTTGTTCAAGCTTATTCAGAGAGTTCGAAATGCTTGGAGGCAGAGGAAACAATAAATGCCATGCAGAAGAAAGGCATCCCTCCTTCCTGTGCCCATTTTAAGCATTTGCTCTATGCTCTTGTGAAGGCTGGCCTTATGGTTGAAGCAGAAAGGGTGTATATGGAGCTATTATCGGCTGGTTTAAATCCAGACCTTGTCTGTTGTCGGGCTATGCTTAGAGGTTACATGGACTATGGACATGTGGAAAAAGGCATCAAATTTTTTGAACAGATCAGGGAGTCAGTAAAAGCAGACAGATTTATAATGAGTGCAGCTGTGCATCTGTACAAATCAGCTGGAAAGAAACTCGAAGCTGAAGTTCTTTTTGAATCCATGAAGAGTTTGAGGATCTCGTTCCTCAATGAGCTTGAAGTTGGATTGAAGATACAATGCCCCAGCCACGAATCCCAGGTGACCGACCAAGGTACTATTTGA